A genomic stretch from Candidatus Nitrotoga arctica includes:
- a CDS encoding SH3 domain-containing protein: protein MSSIKLGIVLVAVLAMPAFAAETGSVIRADGIKVEPFRDAKTIATLSVGDKVEIVNKNGGWLQIKSPKGKGWVHMLNVRKGDMRKDSSDIGGLLGMASGRAGTGKVVATTGIRGLDEVELQSAKYNETELNLVESYAINRAEAQVFATQGKLVARKFDYLPSPDVSPE from the coding sequence ATGAGTTCGATCAAGTTAGGAATTGTTCTAGTCGCTGTACTGGCTATGCCTGCATTTGCCGCTGAAACAGGAAGTGTGATCAGGGCCGATGGAATCAAGGTCGAGCCGTTCCGAGATGCTAAAACAATTGCTACGCTATCGGTGGGCGATAAAGTGGAAATTGTTAATAAAAATGGTGGCTGGCTACAAATAAAAAGCCCAAAGGGCAAGGGCTGGGTGCATATGTTGAATGTTCGCAAAGGCGATATGCGTAAGGATTCTAGTGATATAGGCGGACTCTTGGGCATGGCGTCGGGGCGTGCAGGAACAGGAAAAGTAGTTGCCACTACAGGTATCCGCGGACTCGACGAAGTAGAATTGCAATCCGCTAAATATAATGAGACCGAACTGAATCTGGTCGAGTCGTATGCCATAAACCGAGCTGAAGCCCAAGTGTTCGCCACTCAAGGGAAGCTTGTTGCGCGTAAATTCGATTACCTTCCTTCCCCAGATGTCTCCCCAGAATAA
- the secB gene encoding protein-export chaperone SecB: MSEEAASEQQQPLFNIEKLYVKDLSLESPNAPSIFLERENPKIDLQLNTQSHFMEEGLYEVTVTVTVTAKLPEKDKVMFLIEAKQAGIFQVRNLPPEELESVLAIICPNILYPYLREVVSNMAIHAGFTPVLLNPINFEALYQQQKQQQAQAQAATNTQH; the protein is encoded by the coding sequence ATGAGTGAAGAAGCAGCATCTGAACAGCAACAACCCCTATTCAATATCGAGAAACTGTATGTGAAAGACCTGTCGCTGGAAAGCCCTAATGCGCCGAGTATTTTTTTGGAACGCGAAAATCCGAAAATTGACCTGCAATTAAATACTCAGAGCCATTTTATGGAAGAGGGTCTATATGAAGTAACCGTCACTGTTACAGTTACCGCCAAACTACCGGAAAAAGACAAAGTGATGTTTTTGATCGAAGCCAAACAGGCCGGTATTTTCCAAGTGCGCAATCTGCCCCCGGAAGAGCTGGAGTCGGTATTGGCGATCATCTGCCCTAATATTCTTTATCCCTATCTTCGGGAAGTGGTATCGAATATGGCGATTCACGCCGGGTTTACGCCCGTGTTGCTCAATCCGATCAATTTCGAAGCGTTGTACCAGCAGCAGAAACAGCAGCAAGCACAGGCACAGGCCGCAACGAATACCCAGCATTGA
- a CDS encoding SH3 domain-containing protein produces the protein MKLSVTLTLFIALVTAAGSARALDYASVAVSSAILYDAPSLKAKKIFVVNRYLPLEQVVSLDDWVKVRDSSGSLAWIEKHALNSKRFVAVITPLATVYQSAETDAPVAFNTRQQVALEWLESSGNGWVKVRHPDGMTGFVRATEVWGD, from the coding sequence ATGAAACTGTCTGTCACTTTAACCCTGTTTATTGCTTTAGTTACAGCAGCAGGTTCCGCGCGTGCGCTGGACTATGCGTCTGTCGCGGTCAGTTCCGCCATTCTTTATGATGCGCCCTCGCTTAAAGCAAAAAAAATCTTTGTGGTTAACCGTTACTTGCCGCTGGAGCAGGTGGTTAGCTTGGATGATTGGGTTAAAGTACGTGACAGTTCCGGTAGCTTGGCGTGGATAGAAAAACATGCCTTAAACAGCAAGCGTTTTGTGGCAGTGATAACACCACTTGCCACGGTGTATCAGTCGGCAGAGACGGATGCGCCGGTAGCGTTCAATACACGTCAGCAAGTAGCGCTGGAATGGTTAGAGAGTTCGGGCAATGGCTGGGTCAAAGTACGTCATCCGGATGGTATGACAGGCTTTGTGAGGGCGACCGAAGTGTGGGGCGATTAG
- a CDS encoding CHASE2 domain-containing protein: MNLNIYFTNRLRLAYSKSSALLAKFWQKKFYLYLAALFTLFAVLDTVQLHIISGMRQQAFDAMVRYRIIVPKPDSNIVIVDINEASLAAMAKDYGRWPWPRQVLGEFIEQVEKQQPKAIIFDILFSDADIYNPDSDAYFDSAVAATNNTYFPLLRLDPSSDPLSLVKPAMIPGVVPLFNDAQPEATVAVVLPQFPAALKSGRLGLHNIYPDADGIVRQYIVYRDDYGWKLPSLPARVARDFGWSEPAAQSVLLNWRGPPFSYKYVSFHDVFMDGGSKEKKRPQDEFKNKIVIIGSTAPSLFDIKPTPMSKMHPGVEILATAIDNFKHNDYLRFPEARVVYFLLTLCIIWATAWGFYNNVGRSKIDVLFGASQFILMGISYASINFADTYINITGPVTLGLIYFAIARVYSAATGKMLEQSMVRYSTEREGELHATLLLIRLDVAQNILTDAMMEKIRYGLENTGIEQKSVEVLRGYQKGLWDLFEKTFTISWIVNQEDANGAARVTEDVAAVIAAFPQLLSKCIIAPDIAVSWFVHQGKISGGKEARDCWRVMFAEALLRWNEQQEKAL; this comes from the coding sequence ATGAATCTTAATATTTATTTCACTAATCGGTTGCGTTTGGCTTACTCCAAATCCTCCGCACTGCTCGCCAAGTTTTGGCAAAAAAAATTCTATCTTTATCTTGCAGCACTGTTCACGTTGTTTGCCGTGCTGGATACCGTGCAATTGCATATCATTTCTGGTATGCGTCAGCAGGCTTTCGATGCGATGGTGCGCTACCGTATCATTGTGCCCAAGCCTGATAGCAATATTGTAATCGTGGACATCAATGAGGCCAGCCTTGCCGCTATGGCCAAGGACTACGGGCGTTGGCCTTGGCCGCGCCAAGTGCTGGGGGAGTTTATCGAGCAGGTCGAAAAGCAGCAACCTAAAGCAATAATATTCGACATTTTGTTCAGCGATGCGGACATATACAATCCTGACAGCGATGCTTATTTCGACTCCGCTGTTGCTGCCACCAACAATACTTATTTCCCCTTGCTGCGTCTTGATCCGTCAAGCGATCCCTTGAGCCTGGTGAAGCCCGCCATGATTCCTGGTGTTGTGCCATTATTCAATGATGCTCAGCCGGAAGCCACCGTCGCTGTGGTACTACCACAGTTCCCGGCAGCACTTAAAAGTGGGCGTCTTGGATTGCATAATATCTATCCCGACGCGGATGGCATTGTGCGCCAGTATATTGTTTACCGCGACGATTATGGATGGAAACTGCCGTCATTGCCAGCGCGAGTGGCGCGTGATTTCGGCTGGTCTGAGCCTGCTGCACAAAGCGTTCTGCTCAATTGGCGCGGCCCGCCATTCTCTTATAAATATGTCAGTTTCCACGACGTGTTCATGGACGGGGGCAGTAAGGAAAAAAAGCGCCCGCAAGACGAATTCAAAAACAAAATCGTCATTATCGGCTCCACTGCGCCCAGTTTGTTCGACATTAAACCCACGCCTATGAGCAAAATGCACCCGGGCGTGGAAATTCTTGCTACCGCCATAGATAACTTTAAACATAATGATTACCTGCGTTTTCCTGAAGCACGCGTGGTTTATTTTTTGCTAACACTGTGCATTATTTGGGCCACAGCTTGGGGCTTTTATAACAACGTCGGGCGCAGCAAAATAGACGTATTATTTGGCGCGTCGCAATTTATATTGATGGGTATTTCTTATGCCAGTATTAATTTTGCCGATACTTATATCAACATCACTGGGCCGGTGACATTAGGGCTTATTTATTTTGCCATCGCACGTGTGTATTCTGCCGCCACTGGCAAGATGCTGGAACAAAGCATGGTGCGTTATTCCACCGAGCGTGAGGGTGAATTACATGCCACGTTGTTATTAATTCGCCTTGACGTAGCTCAAAATATACTGACCGATGCAATGATGGAAAAAATCCGCTACGGCCTTGAAAATACTGGAATTGAACAGAAAAGCGTGGAAGTGCTGAGGGGTTATCAAAAAGGCTTGTGGGATTTATTCGAAAAGACATTCACGATTTCCTGGATAGTGAATCAGGAAGATGCGAATGGCGCTGCACGGGTGACAGAGGATGTTGCAGCGGTGATCGCTGCGTTCCCGCAACTGTTAAGCAAATGTATAATTGCCCCTGACATTGCGGTTAGCTGGTTTGTACATCAAGGGAAAATTTCCGGGGGCAAAGAGGCGCGCGATTGTTGGCGCGTGATGTTTGCTGAAGCATTGCTGCGTTGGAATGAACAACAAGAGAAGGCACTATGA
- a CDS encoding NAD(P)H-dependent glycerol-3-phosphate dehydrogenase — MNITILGAGAWGSALAINLSARHCVTLWACDAAQIEAMRATGYNQRYLPEISLPQELNLTADLHAAFTSAELILVAVPIAALRATLQQIATISLPIPVIWACKGFEAGTTQLPHQVAAEILPQNFPRGVLSGPSFALEVARRLPTAMILASMDGKFAKQVAQSLHHSSLRIYSSTDVMGVEVGGAVKNVLAIAAGIAEGMGYGQNARAGLITRGLAEMTRLGLKMGVRAETLSGLSGAGDLILTCTGHLSRNRQVGILLAQQQALPDILSQLGHVAEGVYTVREVHHLAQRLGVYMPICAAVYSVLYEQVPAASAVEALLNRAPNSEFNSLLSG; from the coding sequence ATGAACATTACTATACTCGGTGCTGGCGCATGGGGCAGCGCGCTGGCTATCAATTTGTCTGCGCGTCATTGTGTCACATTGTGGGCGTGCGACGCGGCGCAAATCGAAGCAATGCGTGCCACCGGCTACAATCAGCGTTATCTGCCGGAAATTTCATTGCCGCAGGAACTGAACCTTACTGCTGACTTGCATGCCGCATTCACGAGTGCGGAATTAATATTGGTTGCTGTGCCCATTGCTGCACTGCGCGCCACGCTACAGCAGATCGCGACAATTTCCCTACCAATCCCGGTAATCTGGGCATGCAAGGGATTCGAGGCGGGTACCACACAGCTACCGCATCAAGTGGCCGCAGAAATCTTACCGCAAAATTTTCCCCGCGGCGTGCTGTCCGGGCCGAGCTTCGCTTTGGAAGTGGCGCGCAGGCTTCCCACGGCCATGATTTTGGCATCTATGGATGGCAAATTTGCCAAGCAGGTGGCGCAATCCCTGCATCATTCGTCCTTGCGTATCTACTCGAGCACCGATGTGATGGGTGTAGAAGTGGGGGGTGCTGTCAAGAACGTGCTGGCCATTGCCGCTGGTATCGCCGAAGGCATGGGTTATGGGCAAAATGCACGTGCCGGGTTGATTACGCGCGGGCTGGCGGAAATGACAAGGTTGGGATTGAAAATGGGTGTGCGTGCGGAAACCTTGAGTGGGTTGTCTGGCGCCGGGGATTTGATTTTGACTTGCACTGGACACCTGTCTCGCAACCGACAGGTGGGCATTTTGCTGGCACAACAGCAGGCGTTGCCGGATATCCTGAGCCAACTGGGTCACGTGGCGGAGGGAGTCTATACCGTTCGTGAAGTGCATCACCTGGCGCAACGCCTGGGCGTATACATGCCGATTTGTGCGGCGGTTTACAGCGTATTATATGAGCAGGTTCCGGCAGCGAGCGCGGTCGAGGCCTTGCTCAATCGTGCGCCCAACTCCGAATTTAACTCACTGCTGTCCGGTTAA
- a CDS encoding rhodanese-like domain-containing protein, whose translation MQFMQDNIWMILVAVSSGLLLLWSFIGNSIRGVKEVSSAAALQLINYKNALVLDVREAGEFNAGHVLNAKQIPLGKLDESIGELERYRTQPIVVMDSSGLRSSAACVLLNKHGFELAYNLVGGVSAWQKAGLPLKK comes from the coding sequence ATGCAGTTCATGCAAGATAATATCTGGATGATTTTAGTGGCGGTGAGTAGCGGTTTGCTGTTGTTATGGTCGTTTATTGGCAACAGCATACGGGGGGTAAAAGAAGTAAGTAGTGCTGCCGCCCTGCAACTGATCAACTACAAGAATGCATTGGTTCTGGATGTGCGCGAAGCGGGAGAATTTAATGCCGGGCATGTTCTGAATGCGAAACAAATTCCGTTGGGCAAGCTTGATGAGAGTATTGGAGAATTAGAACGCTATCGTACGCAACCCATCGTAGTGATGGACAGCAGTGGTCTACGCTCGTCTGCAGCATGTGTGTTGCTAAACAAGCATGGATTTGAGTTGGCGTATAATTTGGTGGGTGGCGTGTCGGCTTGGCAAAAGGCTGGCTTGCCATTGAAAAAATAG
- a CDS encoding M48 family metalloprotease, with protein sequence MKAIMKYLLVTILTFLCSAVWSFDFEEEFKKVLKDGVQKKIEEKSDAATSSALLVVVGISQEEEITIGRQIAGNLLGASALVKDQNLQIYVNKVGRWVANQSERPDLTWHFGVIESSDVNAFAAPGGYIFLTRGLYSLLQNEAELAGVLGHEIGHVIRKHHLKILQKSSLVDLGGKLISKRIGGNDKVQKLIGNGAEIVARSLDKNAEFEADRIAVVLAARAGYDAFALPEVLQQIGHFSKDDGSVALLFKTHPHPDDRLEKLGLVMNARLEDVKGKTLETRFYRIKP encoded by the coding sequence ATGAAAGCGATAATGAAATACTTGTTGGTTACGATATTGACGTTTCTTTGTAGTGCTGTTTGGAGCTTTGATTTCGAGGAGGAATTCAAGAAAGTTCTTAAGGATGGCGTGCAAAAAAAGATTGAAGAAAAATCTGACGCCGCAACAAGTAGTGCATTATTAGTGGTTGTCGGGATTTCGCAGGAAGAGGAAATTACAATAGGTCGACAAATTGCGGGCAACTTGCTGGGTGCATCCGCGCTTGTCAAAGATCAGAACTTGCAGATATATGTCAATAAGGTCGGGCGTTGGGTGGCAAATCAAAGCGAGCGTCCCGATTTGACTTGGCATTTCGGTGTGATTGAATCGAGCGATGTTAATGCTTTCGCCGCACCGGGAGGTTATATTTTCCTGACTCGCGGGCTGTATAGCTTATTGCAAAATGAGGCAGAACTGGCCGGGGTACTGGGGCACGAAATTGGCCATGTTATCCGCAAGCATCATTTAAAAATTTTACAGAAAAGCAGCCTGGTAGACTTGGGCGGAAAATTAATTTCCAAGCGGATCGGCGGCAATGACAAAGTACAGAAACTGATTGGTAACGGTGCGGAAATTGTGGCACGTTCGCTCGACAAAAACGCCGAGTTCGAGGCTGACCGCATCGCGGTGGTGCTTGCCGCGCGCGCCGGTTATGACGCCTTTGCTTTGCCCGAAGTGCTTCAGCAAATAGGTCATTTTTCCAAAGATGACGGCAGCGTGGCGCTGCTGTTCAAAACACATCCCCATCCAGATGACCGATTAGAAAAGTTGGGGCTTGTCATGAATGCGCGCTTAGAAGATGTAAAAGGGAAAACGCTGGAGACGCGATTTTATCGCATCAAACCTTAG
- the gpmI gene encoding 2,3-bisphosphoglycerate-independent phosphoglycerate mutase, with product MKITPVLLLILDGFGHSEETDHNAIAHAYKPNWDRLWRDYPHTLISTSELSVGLPQGQMGNSEVGHLNIGSGRVVYQELSRVDAAIQDGSFYSNPAFMQAIEHAKQHNTALHIMGLLSPGGVHSHEDHIHAMLELAARAGLRKIFIHAFLDGRDTPPRSAAHSLQQLQEKFVALGVGRIASIIGRYYAMDRDNRWERVQEAYDLLTQGKAEFRSSDAQDGLQQAYARGENDEFVKATIITSPTESPVIMQDGDVVVFMNYRADRARQLTRALTDPTFDGFTRAYFPKLASFVTLSNYGEDFHLPAAFMPTTIHNCFGEYLSGLGLKQLRIAETEKYAHVTYFFNGGKEQPYPGEDRILVPSPKVATYDLKPEMSAFEVTDKLEAAIRSGQYQAMICNYANGDMVGHSGIMEAAVKAIEVLDVCIGRVVNTMLEYGGEVLITADHGNAEQMLDRTTQQAHTAHTLNLVPLLYVGRKAHIADSGSLQDVTPTLLAMMGLPQPPEMTGQPLISIQ from the coding sequence ATGAAAATCACCCCTGTCCTCTTACTAATCCTCGACGGCTTCGGCCACAGTGAAGAAACTGACCACAATGCTATCGCCCACGCGTACAAACCGAACTGGGACAGGCTATGGCGTGATTATCCACACACGCTAATTAGTACGTCTGAATTATCAGTAGGACTTCCCCAAGGCCAGATGGGTAACTCTGAAGTTGGCCATCTCAATATCGGCTCGGGTCGCGTGGTGTATCAGGAACTCTCACGGGTGGATGCAGCCATTCAGGACGGAAGCTTCTACAGCAATCCGGCGTTCATGCAAGCGATTGAACATGCCAAGCAGCACAACACTGCGCTACATATCATGGGGCTGCTGTCGCCCGGCGGGGTGCATAGTCACGAAGATCATATCCACGCCATGCTGGAACTGGCAGCGCGCGCTGGACTGCGCAAAATATTTATCCATGCCTTTCTCGATGGTCGTGACACACCGCCGAGAAGCGCCGCGCATTCACTACAGCAGCTACAGGAAAAATTTGTCGCCTTGGGCGTTGGACGTATTGCTTCCATTATCGGCCGCTATTATGCAATGGACCGGGATAACCGCTGGGAGCGAGTACAGGAAGCCTACGACTTATTGACTCAAGGCAAGGCTGAGTTCCGCTCATCTGATGCTCAGGATGGATTGCAGCAAGCCTATGCACGCGGAGAAAATGACGAGTTCGTTAAAGCAACTATCATCACCTCGCCCACCGAATCACCCGTTATCATGCAAGATGGAGATGTCGTGGTGTTCATGAACTACCGCGCGGACCGCGCGCGTCAATTAACCCGCGCACTGACCGATCCGACGTTTGACGGCTTTACGCGTGCATATTTTCCCAAGCTGGCGAGCTTTGTCACACTAAGCAACTACGGTGAGGACTTCCATCTCCCAGCTGCATTCATGCCCACAACTATCCACAATTGTTTTGGCGAGTACCTTTCCGGCTTGGGGCTGAAACAATTACGTATCGCAGAAACGGAGAAGTATGCACATGTCACCTATTTCTTCAATGGCGGCAAGGAACAACCTTATCCCGGCGAAGATCGTATCCTGGTGCCATCTCCCAAAGTGGCAACCTACGACCTCAAACCAGAAATGAGTGCTTTTGAGGTCACTGACAAACTGGAAGCGGCCATTCGTAGTGGGCAGTATCAAGCCATGATCTGTAATTATGCCAACGGCGACATGGTCGGCCATAGCGGCATTATGGAAGCAGCAGTCAAGGCCATTGAAGTCTTGGATGTATGTATCGGACGGGTAGTAAACACCATGCTGGAATATGGCGGTGAGGTGCTAATTACCGCTGATCACGGCAATGCCGAACAAATGCTGGATCGCACCACGCAACAAGCACATACCGCACATACACTTAACTTGGTCCCATTGTTGTATGTCGGCCGTAAGGCGCATATAGCTGACAGTGGCTCGCTTCAGGATGTTACCCCAACCTTGCTCGCCATGATGGGTCTGCCACAACCGCCTGAAATGACAGGTCAGCCGCTTATCTCAATCCAGTGA
- a CDS encoding glutaredoxin domain-containing protein produces MPKVLMYCTAVCPYCVLAERLLRARGVTEIEKIRVDLQPEQRRLMMEITGCRTVPQIYIGTRLVGTYDNLVALEHSGELSQLLNS; encoded by the coding sequence ATGCCCAAGGTATTAATGTATTGCACCGCAGTATGTCCGTATTGCGTGCTGGCCGAGCGGCTGTTGCGCGCCCGAGGTGTAACGGAAATCGAAAAAATACGTGTGGATCTGCAACCGGAGCAGCGTCGGCTAATGATGGAAATTACCGGGTGTCGCACCGTGCCGCAAATTTACATAGGCACACGCCTTGTTGGTACCTACGATAACTTGGTGGCGTTGGAGCATAGTGGTGAATTAAGTCAGTTATTGAATAGTTAA
- a CDS encoding DUF3617 domain-containing protein: protein MNKYFTAILVMMISMLGAVAYAAPGEYWEISSKMEIPGMPFAMPATTTKVCLAKGGESDPRKTSGDKNCQMTDIKTVGNKVLWKARCDHNGEVMTGSGEQTATPNSYAGKMQLSGKSGGQDFNMNMAFSGKRIGGACDSEEMLVKAKAQMCDTSAYDSTAAWIGSADHIFSNCADQRKKLCDIVRKDVSKDAQTYALLLQHDQQSKSASIAKECKLDMAATTKTICKGLNSNNYQQLSAYCPAEAKVYREEKRRKECEGRSYTGKTSAENIRLCMSGMKDVVDDNKPSEADASHDLSKSSANNPVNDKSSANNPVNGMLEGVKKLKGMFGF, encoded by the coding sequence ATGAACAAATACTTTACCGCCATTCTAGTCATGATGATCAGTATGTTGGGTGCTGTGGCATATGCCGCACCTGGTGAATACTGGGAAATCTCTTCCAAGATGGAAATTCCTGGCATGCCTTTCGCGATGCCCGCCACTACGACGAAAGTGTGCCTAGCCAAAGGTGGGGAAAGCGATCCCAGAAAGACCTCTGGCGACAAGAACTGCCAGATGACTGACATCAAAACCGTCGGTAATAAAGTCTTGTGGAAAGCACGTTGCGACCATAATGGTGAGGTGATGACAGGCAGCGGCGAGCAAACTGCTACCCCCAACAGTTATGCAGGCAAGATGCAGCTATCAGGCAAATCAGGAGGTCAAGACTTTAACATGAACATGGCTTTCAGCGGCAAGCGCATTGGAGGAGCTTGTGATTCGGAAGAGATGCTTGTTAAAGCAAAAGCGCAAATGTGTGACACTTCAGCTTACGACAGCACGGCTGCCTGGATTGGCAGTGCTGATCACATCTTTTCCAACTGCGCCGATCAGCGCAAAAAATTGTGCGATATCGTGCGCAAGGATGTCTCCAAAGATGCGCAAACCTATGCCCTACTACTTCAGCATGATCAACAATCAAAAAGCGCTTCTATCGCCAAAGAGTGCAAGCTGGATATGGCTGCCACCACCAAGACGATTTGCAAGGGGCTCAACAGCAATAATTATCAGCAGCTATCTGCATACTGTCCGGCAGAAGCCAAGGTTTATCGCGAGGAAAAACGCCGCAAAGAATGCGAGGGCCGCAGCTATACTGGCAAGACCAGTGCTGAGAACATTCGATTATGCATGAGCGGCATGAAAGACGTTGTGGATGACAACAAGCCAAGTGAAGCGGATGCTTCCCATGACTTGAGCAAATCCTCTGCAAACAACCCAGTCAACGACAAGTCCTCTGCAAACAACCCAGTCAATGGTATGTTGGAAGGTGTCAAAAAATTGAAGGGTATGTTTGGCTTTTAA
- a CDS encoding PglL family O-oligosaccharyltransferase: MPSIAHISLTFVGLMWVLPFLYYYHAYPLTTFYQEWSAAVLGLCAMPLLVTKRYWLQPELPLIVLLPIGLLLVGMMQFVLGRVSYFDQILLLALYLLWAALLMMLGQRLREELGLPTLVTALASFLLVGAELNAVAGILQHYRWHTFLDAVVTVKISVAVYGNVAQPNHFANYISLGLISLGLLHVRSLLRARYVALLVMPLLFVLVLSGSRSVWLYLLLMAGMAWLWQRSDKSCLPLLRYTLLLLLGFGLMHGVVQIPWLEGAAGSITTMRRLFGEGTGGSIRLYLWREGWQIFTQFPLLGAGFGQFAWQHFQLGPVLQNTSIVGLYNNAHSLVMQIAAEMGLAGLLILLGMLAMWLIQCGRSQRTVYHWWGYALLGVLAIHSLLEYPLWYAYFFGVAALILGMLDTTIFRLKLRGMGRLALAAILLLGAFSLVHLLQNYRNLEMLREVRQAVSKDGYFWHEDLMAAHVQIPLRPYFDLFRSGNIKVGADDLADKRILNERVMSFAPISLVVYREALLMAMSGEQAAAQLQMERAIWSYPDDFQAMRKELSALAQKSPENFAALLEFALQKYEERQHAVHAR; this comes from the coding sequence TTGCCCAGTATCGCCCACATTAGTCTGACATTTGTCGGGTTAATGTGGGTTTTGCCGTTTTTGTATTATTACCATGCCTATCCGCTCACTACGTTCTATCAGGAATGGAGTGCCGCTGTTCTTGGGCTATGTGCCATGCCTCTGCTGGTGACAAAACGTTATTGGCTACAACCGGAACTTCCGCTCATCGTTTTGTTGCCTATAGGGCTGCTGCTGGTAGGCATGATGCAGTTTGTGTTGGGCAGGGTGAGCTATTTTGATCAGATTTTGTTGCTCGCCCTGTACTTGCTATGGGCGGCGCTACTCATGATGCTCGGTCAACGCCTGCGCGAGGAATTGGGTTTGCCTACATTGGTGACAGCGCTGGCTTCATTCCTGCTGGTGGGGGCTGAACTCAATGCTGTGGCCGGCATATTGCAACATTATCGCTGGCATACTTTTTTGGATGCTGTGGTTACCGTCAAGATTTCCGTAGCTGTTTATGGCAATGTGGCTCAGCCCAACCATTTTGCCAATTACATTTCACTGGGGTTAATCTCATTGGGTTTGTTGCACGTGCGCAGCCTGCTACGCGCCCGGTATGTTGCGCTGTTGGTCATGCCACTACTATTCGTTTTGGTATTGAGCGGCTCGCGTAGCGTCTGGTTGTATTTACTGCTTATGGCGGGTATGGCCTGGTTGTGGCAGCGTAGCGATAAATCTTGTTTGCCCCTTTTGCGTTATACCTTGTTGCTGTTGCTGGGCTTCGGTTTGATGCATGGAGTGGTGCAAATTCCTTGGCTGGAAGGGGCGGCCGGCAGTATTACTACGATGCGGCGTCTGTTTGGTGAAGGGACTGGCGGCAGCATCCGGTTGTATTTGTGGCGAGAAGGATGGCAGATATTTACCCAGTTTCCTTTGCTGGGGGCGGGTTTTGGCCAGTTTGCATGGCAGCATTTTCAGCTCGGCCCGGTTTTGCAGAACACCAGCATTGTCGGTCTATATAATAATGCGCATTCATTGGTAATGCAGATTGCCGCAGAAATGGGCTTGGCTGGCTTGCTTATTCTATTAGGTATGCTGGCGATGTGGCTAATTCAATGTGGTCGTTCACAGCGTACCGTTTACCATTGGTGGGGATACGCCTTGCTTGGCGTGTTGGCAATACACAGCCTGTTGGAATATCCGTTATGGTATGCCTATTTTTTTGGGGTGGCGGCGCTTATTCTGGGCATGCTGGATACCACCATTTTTCGCTTGAAATTACGCGGTATGGGACGTCTGGCGCTGGCGGCCATACTGTTGCTGGGGGCGTTCTCTTTAGTGCACCTGTTGCAGAACTACCGTAATCTGGAAATGCTAAGGGAAGTGAGGCAGGCCGTAAGCAAAGACGGTTATTTTTGGCATGAGGATCTAATGGCGGCACATGTGCAAATCCCGTTACGCCCTTATTTTGATTTGTTCAGGAGTGGAAATATAAAGGTGGGCGCCGACGATCTCGCTGACAAGCGTATATTGAATGAGAGAGTGATGTCTTTTGCACCGATTAGTTTAGTGGTGTACCGCGAGGCACTTCTGATGGCAATGTCCGGTGAGCAGGCGGCGGCACAATTGCAGATGGAACGTGCTATCTGGTCATATCCCGATGATTTCCAGGCGATGCGTAAAGAGTTGAGTGCGTTGGCACAGAAAAGCCCCGAGAACTTCGCTGCTCTGCTAGAATTTGCCCTCCAAAAATACGAGGAGCGGCAGCATGCAGTTCATGCAAGATAA